The proteins below are encoded in one region of Chrysemys picta bellii isolate R12L10 chromosome 4, ASM1138683v2, whole genome shotgun sequence:
- the ADIPOR1 gene encoding adiponectin receptor protein 1 isoform X3, with protein MFKNTETQDPLCVDQMSSRKGSATSQGNGLSNSSREGDDLELAELGPLLEEKGDQGAASVSHNPMECPQAGQLLGSANQTHSAKEQPCTAPQEEEEEEEEVVRVLTLPLQAHHAMEKMEEFVYKVWEGRWRVIPYDVLPDWLKDNDYLLHGHRPPMPSFRACFKSIFRIHTETGNIWTHLLGFVLFLFLGILTMLRPNMYFMAPLQEKVVFGMFFLGAVLCLSFSWLFHTVYCHSEKVSRTFSKLDYSGIALLIMGSFVPWLYYSFYCSPQPRLIYLSIVCVLGISAIIVAQWDRFATPKHRQTRAGVFLGLGLSGVVPTMHFTIAEGFVKATTVGQMGWFFLMAVMYITGAGLYAARIPERFFPGKFDIWFQSHQIFHVLVVAAAFVHFYGVSNLQEFRYGLEGGCTDDSLL; from the exons ATGTTCAAGAACACGGAAACTCAAGACCCTTTGTGTGTTGACCAGATGTCGTCCCGCAAAGGGTCAGCAACCAGCCAAGGAAATGGACTTTCCAACAGCAGCCGAGAAGGAGACGATTTGGAGCTGGCAGAACTGGGGCCGCTGCTAGAGGAGAAGGGAGACCAGGGAGCAGCCAGCGTAAGCCACAATCCAATGGAGTGCCCccaagcagggcagctgctgggaTCTGCAAACCAAACCCATTCG GCCAAGGAGCAGCCATGCACAGCGccgcaggaggaggaggaggaggaggaggaggtggttcgCGTGCTGACTCTACCTCTGCAGGCTCATCACGCTATGGAAAAGATGGAGGAATTTGTGTATAAG gtgtgggaagGGCGCTGGAGGGTGATTCCCTATGATGTGCTCCCAGACTGGCTGAAGGATAACGATTACCTCCTGCATGGACACAGACCCCCTATGCCGTCCTTCAGAGCCTGCTTCAAGAGCATCTTTCGAATACACACCGAGACGGGCAACATCTGGACTCACTTACTAG GTTTTGTGTTGTTCCTCTTCTTGGGGATTCTGACCATGCTCAGGCCCAACATGTACTTCATGGCCCCTCTTCAGGAGAAGGTGGTGTTCGGGATGTTCTTCCTTGGAGCAGTGCTATGCCTCAGCTTTTCCTGGCTTTTCCACACCGTCTACTGTCACTCGGAGAAGGTCTCCCGGACGTTTTCAAA ATTGGATTACTCAGGAATAGCACTGCTGATTATGGGGAGCTTTGTCCCCTGGCTCTATTACTCGTTCTACTGCTCACCGCAGCCTCGGCTCATCTACCTCTCCATTGTCTGTGTCCTGGGCATCTCCGCAATCATTGTCGCTCAGTGGGACCGGTTTGCAACCCCCAAGCACAGACAGACCAGAGCAG gGGTATttttggggctggggctgagtggCGTTGTGCCCACCATGCACTTCACCATCGCTGAAGGGTTTGTGAAAGCCACCACCGTGGGCCAGATGGGCTGGTTCTTCCTCATGGCTGTGATGTACATAACAGGAGCAGGGCTGTATGCTGCCCGCATCCCAGAGCGCTTCTTTCCTGGCAAGTTTGACATCTGG TTCCAGTCGCATCAGATCTTCCACGTGCTGGTGGTGGCTGCAGCCTTTGTCCACTTCTATGGAGTCTCAAACTTGCAAGAATTTCGCTATGGACTCGAAGGGGGATGCACGGACGACTCTCTGCTCTGA
- the ADIPOR1 gene encoding adiponectin receptor protein 1 isoform X1, translating to MFKNTETQDPLCVDQMSSRKGSATSQGNGLSNSSREGDDLELAELGPLLEEKGDQGAASVSHNPMECPQAGQLLGSANQTHSAKEQPCTAPQEEEEEEEEVVRVLTLPLQAHHAMEKMEEFVYKVWEGRWRVIPYDVLPDWLKDNDYLLHGHRPPMPSFRACFKSIFRIHTETGNIWTHLLGFVLFLFLGILTMLRPNMYFMAPLQEKVVFGMFFLGAVLCLSFSWLFHTVYCHSEKVSRTFSKLDYSGIALLIMGSFVPWLYYSFYCSPQPRLIYLSIVCVLGISAIIVAQWDRFATPKHRQTRAGCNPFLAGSQGGYPGNCLNRTDTEMVEPRSPSSPLRIHCSLGAGGSPAGVFLGLGLSGVVPTMHFTIAEGFVKATTVGQMGWFFLMAVMYITGAGLYAARIPERFFPGKFDIWFQSHQIFHVLVVAAAFVHFYGVSNLQEFRYGLEGGCTDDSLL from the exons ATGTTCAAGAACACGGAAACTCAAGACCCTTTGTGTGTTGACCAGATGTCGTCCCGCAAAGGGTCAGCAACCAGCCAAGGAAATGGACTTTCCAACAGCAGCCGAGAAGGAGACGATTTGGAGCTGGCAGAACTGGGGCCGCTGCTAGAGGAGAAGGGAGACCAGGGAGCAGCCAGCGTAAGCCACAATCCAATGGAGTGCCCccaagcagggcagctgctgggaTCTGCAAACCAAACCCATTCG GCCAAGGAGCAGCCATGCACAGCGccgcaggaggaggaggaggaggaggaggaggtggttcgCGTGCTGACTCTACCTCTGCAGGCTCATCACGCTATGGAAAAGATGGAGGAATTTGTGTATAAG gtgtgggaagGGCGCTGGAGGGTGATTCCCTATGATGTGCTCCCAGACTGGCTGAAGGATAACGATTACCTCCTGCATGGACACAGACCCCCTATGCCGTCCTTCAGAGCCTGCTTCAAGAGCATCTTTCGAATACACACCGAGACGGGCAACATCTGGACTCACTTACTAG GTTTTGTGTTGTTCCTCTTCTTGGGGATTCTGACCATGCTCAGGCCCAACATGTACTTCATGGCCCCTCTTCAGGAGAAGGTGGTGTTCGGGATGTTCTTCCTTGGAGCAGTGCTATGCCTCAGCTTTTCCTGGCTTTTCCACACCGTCTACTGTCACTCGGAGAAGGTCTCCCGGACGTTTTCAAA ATTGGATTACTCAGGAATAGCACTGCTGATTATGGGGAGCTTTGTCCCCTGGCTCTATTACTCGTTCTACTGCTCACCGCAGCCTCGGCTCATCTACCTCTCCATTGTCTGTGTCCTGGGCATCTCCGCAATCATTGTCGCTCAGTGGGACCGGTTTGCAACCCCCAAGCACAGACAGACCAGAGCAG GCTGTAACCCTTTCCTTGCTGGAAGCCAGGGTGGGTATCCTGGCAACTGCTTGAACAGGACAGACACTGAAATGGTGGAACCAAGATCCCCTTCTAGCCCCCTGAGGATCCATTGCTCCCTGGGCGCTGGAGGTAGCCCAGCTG gGGTATttttggggctggggctgagtggCGTTGTGCCCACCATGCACTTCACCATCGCTGAAGGGTTTGTGAAAGCCACCACCGTGGGCCAGATGGGCTGGTTCTTCCTCATGGCTGTGATGTACATAACAGGAGCAGGGCTGTATGCTGCCCGCATCCCAGAGCGCTTCTTTCCTGGCAAGTTTGACATCTGG TTCCAGTCGCATCAGATCTTCCACGTGCTGGTGGTGGCTGCAGCCTTTGTCCACTTCTATGGAGTCTCAAACTTGCAAGAATTTCGCTATGGACTCGAAGGGGGATGCACGGACGACTCTCTGCTCTGA
- the ADIPOR1 gene encoding adiponectin receptor protein 1 isoform X4, which produces MFKNTETQDPLCVDQMSSRKGSATSQGNGLSNSSREGDDLELAELGPLLEEKGDQGAASAKEQPCTAPQEEEEEEEEVVRVLTLPLQAHHAMEKMEEFVYKVWEGRWRVIPYDVLPDWLKDNDYLLHGHRPPMPSFRACFKSIFRIHTETGNIWTHLLGFVLFLFLGILTMLRPNMYFMAPLQEKVVFGMFFLGAVLCLSFSWLFHTVYCHSEKVSRTFSKLDYSGIALLIMGSFVPWLYYSFYCSPQPRLIYLSIVCVLGISAIIVAQWDRFATPKHRQTRAGVFLGLGLSGVVPTMHFTIAEGFVKATTVGQMGWFFLMAVMYITGAGLYAARIPERFFPGKFDIWFQSHQIFHVLVVAAAFVHFYGVSNLQEFRYGLEGGCTDDSLL; this is translated from the exons ATGTTCAAGAACACGGAAACTCAAGACCCTTTGTGTGTTGACCAGATGTCGTCCCGCAAAGGGTCAGCAACCAGCCAAGGAAATGGACTTTCCAACAGCAGCCGAGAAGGAGACGATTTGGAGCTGGCAGAACTGGGGCCGCTGCTAGAGGAGAAGGGAGACCAGGGAGCAGCCAGC GCCAAGGAGCAGCCATGCACAGCGccgcaggaggaggaggaggaggaggaggaggtggttcgCGTGCTGACTCTACCTCTGCAGGCTCATCACGCTATGGAAAAGATGGAGGAATTTGTGTATAAG gtgtgggaagGGCGCTGGAGGGTGATTCCCTATGATGTGCTCCCAGACTGGCTGAAGGATAACGATTACCTCCTGCATGGACACAGACCCCCTATGCCGTCCTTCAGAGCCTGCTTCAAGAGCATCTTTCGAATACACACCGAGACGGGCAACATCTGGACTCACTTACTAG GTTTTGTGTTGTTCCTCTTCTTGGGGATTCTGACCATGCTCAGGCCCAACATGTACTTCATGGCCCCTCTTCAGGAGAAGGTGGTGTTCGGGATGTTCTTCCTTGGAGCAGTGCTATGCCTCAGCTTTTCCTGGCTTTTCCACACCGTCTACTGTCACTCGGAGAAGGTCTCCCGGACGTTTTCAAA ATTGGATTACTCAGGAATAGCACTGCTGATTATGGGGAGCTTTGTCCCCTGGCTCTATTACTCGTTCTACTGCTCACCGCAGCCTCGGCTCATCTACCTCTCCATTGTCTGTGTCCTGGGCATCTCCGCAATCATTGTCGCTCAGTGGGACCGGTTTGCAACCCCCAAGCACAGACAGACCAGAGCAG gGGTATttttggggctggggctgagtggCGTTGTGCCCACCATGCACTTCACCATCGCTGAAGGGTTTGTGAAAGCCACCACCGTGGGCCAGATGGGCTGGTTCTTCCTCATGGCTGTGATGTACATAACAGGAGCAGGGCTGTATGCTGCCCGCATCCCAGAGCGCTTCTTTCCTGGCAAGTTTGACATCTGG TTCCAGTCGCATCAGATCTTCCACGTGCTGGTGGTGGCTGCAGCCTTTGTCCACTTCTATGGAGTCTCAAACTTGCAAGAATTTCGCTATGGACTCGAAGGGGGATGCACGGACGACTCTCTGCTCTGA
- the ADIPOR1 gene encoding adiponectin receptor protein 1 isoform X2, protein MFKNTETQDPLCVDQMSSRKGSATSQGNGLSNSSREGDDLELAELGPLLEEKGDQGAASAKEQPCTAPQEEEEEEEEVVRVLTLPLQAHHAMEKMEEFVYKVWEGRWRVIPYDVLPDWLKDNDYLLHGHRPPMPSFRACFKSIFRIHTETGNIWTHLLGFVLFLFLGILTMLRPNMYFMAPLQEKVVFGMFFLGAVLCLSFSWLFHTVYCHSEKVSRTFSKLDYSGIALLIMGSFVPWLYYSFYCSPQPRLIYLSIVCVLGISAIIVAQWDRFATPKHRQTRAGCNPFLAGSQGGYPGNCLNRTDTEMVEPRSPSSPLRIHCSLGAGGSPAGVFLGLGLSGVVPTMHFTIAEGFVKATTVGQMGWFFLMAVMYITGAGLYAARIPERFFPGKFDIWFQSHQIFHVLVVAAAFVHFYGVSNLQEFRYGLEGGCTDDSLL, encoded by the exons ATGTTCAAGAACACGGAAACTCAAGACCCTTTGTGTGTTGACCAGATGTCGTCCCGCAAAGGGTCAGCAACCAGCCAAGGAAATGGACTTTCCAACAGCAGCCGAGAAGGAGACGATTTGGAGCTGGCAGAACTGGGGCCGCTGCTAGAGGAGAAGGGAGACCAGGGAGCAGCCAGC GCCAAGGAGCAGCCATGCACAGCGccgcaggaggaggaggaggaggaggaggaggtggttcgCGTGCTGACTCTACCTCTGCAGGCTCATCACGCTATGGAAAAGATGGAGGAATTTGTGTATAAG gtgtgggaagGGCGCTGGAGGGTGATTCCCTATGATGTGCTCCCAGACTGGCTGAAGGATAACGATTACCTCCTGCATGGACACAGACCCCCTATGCCGTCCTTCAGAGCCTGCTTCAAGAGCATCTTTCGAATACACACCGAGACGGGCAACATCTGGACTCACTTACTAG GTTTTGTGTTGTTCCTCTTCTTGGGGATTCTGACCATGCTCAGGCCCAACATGTACTTCATGGCCCCTCTTCAGGAGAAGGTGGTGTTCGGGATGTTCTTCCTTGGAGCAGTGCTATGCCTCAGCTTTTCCTGGCTTTTCCACACCGTCTACTGTCACTCGGAGAAGGTCTCCCGGACGTTTTCAAA ATTGGATTACTCAGGAATAGCACTGCTGATTATGGGGAGCTTTGTCCCCTGGCTCTATTACTCGTTCTACTGCTCACCGCAGCCTCGGCTCATCTACCTCTCCATTGTCTGTGTCCTGGGCATCTCCGCAATCATTGTCGCTCAGTGGGACCGGTTTGCAACCCCCAAGCACAGACAGACCAGAGCAG GCTGTAACCCTTTCCTTGCTGGAAGCCAGGGTGGGTATCCTGGCAACTGCTTGAACAGGACAGACACTGAAATGGTGGAACCAAGATCCCCTTCTAGCCCCCTGAGGATCCATTGCTCCCTGGGCGCTGGAGGTAGCCCAGCTG gGGTATttttggggctggggctgagtggCGTTGTGCCCACCATGCACTTCACCATCGCTGAAGGGTTTGTGAAAGCCACCACCGTGGGCCAGATGGGCTGGTTCTTCCTCATGGCTGTGATGTACATAACAGGAGCAGGGCTGTATGCTGCCCGCATCCCAGAGCGCTTCTTTCCTGGCAAGTTTGACATCTGG TTCCAGTCGCATCAGATCTTCCACGTGCTGGTGGTGGCTGCAGCCTTTGTCCACTTCTATGGAGTCTCAAACTTGCAAGAATTTCGCTATGGACTCGAAGGGGGATGCACGGACGACTCTCTGCTCTGA